The following are encoded in a window of Kitasatospora fiedleri genomic DNA:
- the ybaK gene encoding Cys-tRNA(Pro) deacylase: MAKKKSPGGTPATVALDTAGVPFTVHEYAHDPAAASYGAEAAEAMGVSPGRVFKTLLAETDGTLAVAVVPVSGRLDLKALAAALGAKRAAMADPAAAERSTGYVVGGISPLGQRRRLRTVIDSGVLAHPTVFVSAGRRGTEVELAPADLVRLTAALTAPIARE; this comes from the coding sequence ACACCGCCGGCGTCCCGTTCACCGTCCACGAGTACGCCCACGACCCGGCCGCCGCCTCCTACGGCGCGGAGGCCGCCGAGGCGATGGGCGTCTCCCCCGGCCGGGTGTTCAAGACCCTGCTCGCCGAGACCGACGGCACCCTCGCCGTCGCCGTCGTCCCGGTCTCCGGCCGGCTCGACCTCAAGGCGCTGGCCGCCGCGCTCGGCGCCAAGCGCGCCGCCATGGCCGACCCGGCCGCCGCCGAGCGCTCCACCGGCTACGTGGTCGGCGGCATCTCACCGCTCGGCCAGCGCCGCAGGCTGCGCACCGTGATCGACTCCGGCGTCCTCGCCCACCCCACCGTCTTCGTCTCCGCCGGCCGCCGCGGCACCGAGGTCGAACTCGCCCCGGCCGACCTGGTCCGCCTCACCGCCGCGCTGACCGCCCCCATCGCGCGGGAGTGA
- a CDS encoding RDD family protein, with amino-acid sequence MSSNTPPGYEPSKDPYGQYAQGGQPGWLGPTPPPGAQAVPGTRVLAAPVDRFLARLVDVAVLIVPLIIVNLISPSVFLYYLLAAVVVVGYEGAMLTTQHGQTVGKKVLKLRVVDAAGGGRPADGQFWTRAAIYGGPNLVPYIGGLFSLVNCLSLLWDKPLQQCFHDKGARTVVVKEH; translated from the coding sequence ATGAGCAGCAACACCCCTCCCGGCTACGAGCCCTCGAAGGACCCCTACGGCCAGTACGCGCAAGGCGGGCAGCCGGGCTGGCTCGGCCCGACCCCGCCGCCCGGCGCGCAAGCCGTCCCCGGCACCCGGGTGCTGGCCGCCCCGGTGGACCGCTTCCTGGCCCGCCTGGTCGACGTGGCGGTCCTGATCGTCCCGCTGATCATCGTGAACCTGATCTCGCCCAGCGTGTTCCTCTACTACCTGCTGGCCGCGGTGGTGGTGGTCGGCTACGAGGGCGCCATGCTGACGACCCAGCACGGCCAGACCGTCGGCAAGAAGGTCCTCAAGCTCCGGGTGGTCGACGCGGCCGGCGGCGGCCGCCCGGCCGACGGCCAGTTCTGGACCCGGGCCGCCATCTACGGCGGCCCGAACCTGGTCCCGTACATCGGCGGCCTGTTCTCGCTGGTCAACTGCCTGTCCCTGCTGTGGGACAAGCCGCTCCAGCAGTGCTTCCACGACAAGGGCGCCAGGACCGTGGTGGTCAAGGAGCACTGA
- a CDS encoding dienelactone hydrolase family protein: MAEIVLFHSAYGLRPAVTEAAGRLRAAGHIVHTPDLYEGRVFEELEEGMAYRDEVGNDELLRRAVGAVAPLLPVAGGLVYAGFSLGGSLAQNLALADEQSRGLLLLHGTSDLREDAATQLPVQLHVAEPDAFESEDWLNTWYLLMTRAGADVEVHRYRGAGHLYTDADLPDHDAEAAERTWAAALAFLAELDGEG; this comes from the coding sequence GTGGCCGAGATCGTCCTGTTCCACTCCGCGTACGGCCTGCGCCCCGCCGTCACCGAGGCCGCCGGGCGGCTGCGCGCCGCCGGGCACATCGTGCACACCCCCGACCTGTACGAGGGGCGGGTCTTCGAGGAGCTGGAGGAGGGTATGGCGTACCGGGACGAGGTGGGCAACGACGAGCTGCTGCGGCGGGCGGTGGGGGCGGTGGCCCCGCTGCTGCCGGTGGCGGGCGGGCTGGTGTACGCCGGGTTCTCGCTCGGCGGGTCGCTGGCGCAGAACCTGGCGCTGGCCGACGAGCAGTCCCGCGGGCTGCTGCTCCTGCACGGCACCTCCGACCTGCGGGAGGACGCCGCCACCCAACTCCCGGTGCAGCTGCACGTCGCCGAGCCGGACGCCTTCGAGTCCGAGGACTGGCTGAACACCTGGTACCTGCTGATGACCCGGGCCGGGGCCGACGTCGAGGTGCACCGCTACCGGGGCGCCGGCCACCTGTACACCGACGCCGACCTGCCCGACCACGACGCCGAGGCGGCCGAGCGGACCTGGGCGGCCGCGCTGGCCTTCCTGGCCGAGCTGGACGGCGAGGGCTGA
- a CDS encoding dihydrodipicolinate synthase family protein: protein MELHGIHVPLVTPFTADGAVALDALERLARDLLADGAAGLVALGTTGEPGSLTTAEQDAVIEVCRRACDAHGAPLTVGAGHGGTARTAEALAALDGRADAALVAVPAFVRPGEAGVLAHFRALAATSPLPLVVYHIPYRTGQPLGAAALLDLLALPGVAGVKYAAGGIDEQTIALLAAAPRGVLAGDDLFLSPLLALGADGGILASAHLETARFAALHRAWADGDAARARTLGAALAEVSRSAFTGPNPTGLKALLHRAGRIPTPAVRLPLLAHA from the coding sequence ATGGAACTGCACGGCATCCACGTCCCGCTGGTCACGCCCTTCACCGCCGACGGCGCCGTCGCCCTCGACGCCCTGGAACGGCTCGCCCGCGACCTGCTCGCGGACGGCGCCGCCGGCCTGGTCGCCCTCGGCACCACCGGCGAACCCGGCTCGCTGACCACCGCCGAGCAGGACGCGGTGATCGAGGTCTGCCGCCGGGCCTGCGACGCGCACGGCGCGCCGCTCACCGTCGGCGCCGGCCACGGCGGCACCGCCCGCACCGCCGAGGCGCTGGCCGCCCTGGACGGCCGGGCCGACGCCGCGCTGGTCGCCGTCCCCGCCTTCGTCCGGCCCGGCGAGGCCGGCGTCCTCGCCCACTTCCGGGCCCTCGCCGCGACCAGCCCGCTGCCGCTGGTGGTCTACCACATCCCGTACCGCACCGGTCAGCCGCTGGGCGCCGCCGCCCTGCTGGACCTGCTCGCGCTGCCCGGCGTGGCCGGGGTCAAGTACGCGGCCGGCGGCATCGACGAGCAGACGATCGCGCTGCTGGCCGCCGCCCCGCGCGGCGTGCTGGCCGGCGACGACCTGTTCCTCTCCCCGCTGCTGGCCCTCGGCGCCGACGGCGGAATCCTGGCCTCCGCGCACCTGGAGACCGCCCGGTTCGCCGCCCTGCACCGGGCCTGGGCGGACGGCGACGCGGCCCGCGCCCGCACCCTCGGCGCCGCACTCGCCGAGGTCTCCCGGTCGGCCTTCACCGGGCCGAACCCGACCGGGCTCAAGGCGCTGCTGCACCGCGCCGGACGCATCCCGACGCCCGCGGTGCGGCTGCCGCTGCTCGCGCACGCCTGA
- a CDS encoding type II toxin-antitoxin system PemK/MazF family toxin — protein MHQLNEQQEQPGRFGPDATVEVRAEGVGPVRTEYAPDHDGDPDPGEIVWTWVPYEENDGRGKDRPVLVVAREAGGSLLTVMLSSKGHDDDRDWVPLGAGPWDRSGRDSWVALDRVFRVRDGGMRREACALDRARFQRVVDSLRLRYRWH, from the coding sequence ATGCATCAGTTGAACGAGCAGCAGGAGCAGCCGGGCCGGTTCGGGCCGGACGCCACGGTGGAGGTCCGGGCCGAGGGCGTGGGCCCGGTCCGCACGGAGTACGCGCCGGACCACGACGGCGACCCGGACCCGGGCGAGATCGTCTGGACGTGGGTGCCGTACGAGGAGAACGACGGCCGGGGCAAGGACCGGCCGGTGCTGGTGGTGGCCCGGGAGGCGGGCGGTTCGCTGCTGACGGTGATGCTCTCCAGCAAGGGCCACGACGACGACCGGGACTGGGTGCCGCTGGGCGCCGGCCCGTGGGACCGCAGCGGGCGGGACTCCTGGGTGGCGCTGGACCGGGTGTTCCGGGTGCGCGACGGCGGGATGCGGCGCGAGGCGTGCGCCCTGGACCGGGCCCGGTTCCAGCGGGTGGTGGACTCGTTGCGGCTCCGTTACCGCTGGCACTGA
- a CDS encoding aspartate-semialdehyde dehydrogenase, with protein sequence MRIGIVGATGQVGGVVREILAERADLNGALGPVEQLRLFASARSAGRALPWKGTEITVEDAATADYSGLDIVIFSAGGATSKALAPKVAAAGAVVIDNSSAWRRDPEVPLVVAEVNPEAITERPKGIIANPNCTTMAAMPVLRPLHEESELVALVVSTYQAVSGSGLAGVSELHEQARKVVDGATALVHDGAAVEYPEPGVYQRPIAFNVVPLAGSIVDDGSNETDEEQKLRHESRKILGIPGLKVSGTCVRVPVFTGHSLQVNARFARPLAPERAVELLAGAPGVALTDIPTPLQAAGQDPSYVGRIRADETVEHGLSLFLSNDNLRKGAALNAVQIAELVAAELRG encoded by the coding sequence ATGAGGATCGGCATCGTAGGTGCCACCGGTCAGGTCGGCGGCGTGGTCCGCGAGATCCTGGCGGAGCGGGCCGACTTGAACGGCGCGTTGGGCCCGGTCGAGCAGCTGCGGCTGTTCGCCTCGGCCCGCTCGGCGGGGCGCGCCCTGCCCTGGAAGGGCACCGAGATCACCGTCGAGGACGCCGCCACGGCCGACTACAGCGGCCTGGACATCGTGATCTTCTCGGCGGGCGGCGCCACCTCCAAGGCGCTGGCCCCCAAGGTCGCCGCCGCCGGAGCCGTCGTCATCGACAACTCCTCCGCCTGGCGCCGCGACCCCGAGGTCCCGCTGGTCGTCGCCGAGGTCAACCCCGAGGCGATCACCGAGCGCCCCAAGGGCATCATCGCCAACCCCAACTGCACCACCATGGCCGCGATGCCGGTGCTGCGCCCGCTGCACGAGGAGTCCGAGCTGGTCGCCCTGGTGGTCTCCACCTACCAGGCGGTCTCCGGCTCCGGCCTGGCCGGCGTCTCCGAGCTGCACGAGCAGGCCCGCAAGGTGGTCGACGGCGCCACCGCGCTGGTCCACGACGGCGCCGCGGTCGAGTACCCCGAGCCCGGCGTCTACCAGCGCCCGATCGCCTTCAACGTCGTCCCGCTCGCCGGGTCGATCGTCGACGACGGCAGCAACGAGACCGACGAGGAGCAGAAGCTCCGCCACGAGAGCCGCAAGATCCTCGGCATCCCCGGGCTCAAGGTCTCCGGCACCTGCGTGCGCGTCCCGGTCTTCACCGGCCACTCGCTCCAGGTCAACGCCCGCTTCGCCCGCCCGCTCGCCCCCGAGCGCGCCGTCGAGCTGCTGGCCGGCGCCCCCGGCGTCGCGCTGACCGACATCCCCACCCCGCTCCAGGCCGCCGGCCAGGACCCGAGCTACGTCGGCCGCATCCGGGCCGACGAGACGGTGGAGCACGGCCTGTCGCTGTTCCTGTCCAACGACAACCTGCGCAAGGGCGCGGCGCTCAACGCCGTGCAGATCGCCGAGCTGGTCGCCGCCGAGCTGCGCGGCTGA
- a CDS encoding DUF4180 domain-containing protein, translating into MTDVRELGGARVLVAAAEGEVVAGERAALDLLADAYHREASWVALPVERLGAEFFRLRSGVAGAVVQKFAQYRMGLAVVGDVAARVAESDALRDFVRESNRGRQLWFVEDLPGLAGRLADRGVVRGS; encoded by the coding sequence GTGACGGACGTTCGGGAGCTGGGTGGGGCGCGGGTGCTGGTGGCCGCGGCCGAGGGCGAGGTGGTGGCGGGGGAGCGCGCGGCGCTGGACCTGCTGGCTGACGCGTACCACCGGGAGGCGTCCTGGGTGGCGCTGCCGGTGGAGCGGCTGGGGGCGGAGTTCTTCCGGCTGCGCAGCGGGGTCGCGGGGGCGGTGGTGCAGAAGTTCGCGCAGTACCGGATGGGCCTGGCGGTGGTGGGGGACGTCGCGGCGCGGGTGGCGGAGTCGGACGCGCTGCGCGACTTCGTCCGGGAGAGCAACCGCGGCCGGCAGCTGTGGTTCGTCGAGGACCTGCCGGGGCTGGCCGGGCGGCTGGCGGACCGGGGGGTCGTCCGGGGCAGCTGA
- a CDS encoding DUF2567 domain-containing protein — translation MTVPNTPAGSSPGPDPFAPPFPPQPSDRAKRPPIGPELRIGAIITLVGAVLGVALGLLWLWLAPRVGYAVQDDHILYRDPEGEELIGAVGVFSLLGLGLGLLTSLGAFLWTRARGGGVAVAVGLAAGGLLGSVIAWQLGTHLGATSDLRAHALSVGNGGTFDGPLELTAKGALMVWPMTAMILLLALSATFGKREPDRPPYWETPGPVPPPADRA, via the coding sequence GTGACCGTACCGAACACACCTGCGGGTAGCTCGCCCGGGCCGGACCCCTTCGCCCCGCCCTTCCCGCCGCAGCCGTCCGACCGCGCCAAGCGGCCGCCGATCGGCCCCGAACTGCGGATCGGAGCGATCATCACCCTCGTCGGAGCGGTCCTCGGCGTGGCGCTCGGCCTGCTCTGGCTCTGGCTCGCCCCCCGGGTCGGCTACGCCGTCCAGGACGACCACATCCTCTACCGGGACCCGGAGGGCGAGGAGCTGATCGGCGCGGTCGGCGTCTTCTCGCTGCTCGGCCTCGGCCTCGGCCTGCTCACCTCGCTCGGCGCCTTCCTGTGGACCCGCGCCCGCGGCGGCGGCGTCGCCGTGGCCGTCGGCTTGGCCGCCGGCGGCCTGCTCGGCTCGGTGATCGCCTGGCAGCTCGGCACCCACCTCGGTGCCACCTCCGACCTGCGCGCCCACGCGCTGTCCGTCGGCAACGGCGGCACCTTCGACGGGCCGCTGGAACTCACCGCGAAGGGGGCGCTGATGGTCTGGCCGATGACGGCCATGATCCTGCTGCTCGCCCTCTCCGCGACGTTCGGCAAGCGCGAGCCGGACCGCCCCCCGTACTGGGAGACCCCGGGGCCGGTGCCGCCCCCGGCCGACCGGGCCTGA
- a CDS encoding M9 family metallopeptidase, with translation MLLSLSLALGFLGALAPSAGAAAPAGPRPTDSDRAAESSRSAPRSTQAAERRKDSDRDVRADASKRPPLTLKAEPATARATATAGATAAAATCNASDFTGRTGSALVTQIKSASVDCVNSLFLLKGNDAKLAFKESQMVSVANALRDLSAAYPGDDSTSATQIVLYLRAGYYVQWYSPDAVGSYGSGLKSAIEGGLDAFFAGARSRDVTEANGATLSEAVTLIDSAAENARYLSVVKRLLNGYNSSYDASWSMLNAVNNVYTVLWRGHQNSDFPPAVQADPSVLDALQSFASRNGALLGGDNGYLVSNAGRELGRFLQYPALQAKVRPLVKGLLDQSAITGRTAALWVGLAEMTDSYDRADCSYYGTCDLANRLKSAVLTVDYTCSPSIRIVAQALTAAQLTTACTSLKGQDAYFHGVVRDGGAVANDHNATIDVVVFHSSGDYQTYAGTIFGISTDNGGMYLEGDPAAAGNQPRFIAYEAEWVRPDFQIWNLNHEYTHYLDGRFDMAGDFDAGMVTPTVWWVEGFAEYVSYSYRGVEYTDALTQAGQHTYALSTLFDTTYDNADQTRIYNWGYLAVRYMLQSHRADLDAVLAEYRAGDWNGARTILKTTIGTRYDADFNAWLTACNGGDCGTPTTPSVPECTGADTRQLDRGCGRSGVAATAGSYAYFYLYVPAGTTSLTITAAGGTGNADLYYSGANWATTGSSTARSTGGGNAETLTVSNPHAGYHYVSLYGQQSFGGVSVSTSY, from the coding sequence CTGCTGCTCTCCCTCAGCCTGGCCCTCGGCTTCCTCGGCGCCCTGGCGCCGAGCGCCGGGGCCGCCGCCCCGGCCGGACCGCGGCCGACCGACTCCGACCGGGCGGCGGAGTCGTCTCGGTCGGCACCCCGCAGCACCCAGGCGGCCGAGCGCCGCAAGGACTCCGACCGCGACGTGCGGGCGGACGCCAGCAAGCGGCCGCCGCTGACGCTCAAGGCCGAGCCCGCCACCGCCCGGGCCACGGCGACGGCCGGGGCGACGGCCGCCGCGGCGACCTGCAACGCCTCGGACTTCACCGGCCGCACCGGCAGCGCCCTGGTGACGCAGATCAAGTCCGCCTCGGTGGACTGCGTCAACTCGCTGTTCCTGCTCAAGGGCAACGACGCGAAGCTGGCGTTCAAGGAGTCGCAGATGGTCAGCGTGGCCAACGCGCTGCGCGACCTGTCCGCCGCCTACCCGGGCGACGACTCCACTTCGGCCACCCAGATCGTGCTGTACCTGCGGGCCGGCTACTACGTGCAGTGGTACAGCCCGGACGCGGTCGGCAGCTACGGCAGCGGCCTGAAGAGCGCGATCGAGGGCGGCCTGGACGCCTTCTTCGCCGGCGCCCGCTCGCGGGACGTCACCGAGGCCAACGGCGCCACGCTCTCCGAGGCGGTCACCCTGATCGACAGCGCCGCCGAGAACGCCCGCTACCTGAGCGTCGTCAAGCGCCTGCTGAACGGCTACAACAGCTCCTACGACGCGTCCTGGTCCATGCTCAACGCCGTCAACAACGTCTACACGGTGCTGTGGCGCGGCCACCAGAACAGCGACTTCCCGCCCGCCGTGCAGGCCGACCCGAGCGTGCTGGACGCCCTGCAGTCCTTCGCCTCCCGCAACGGCGCGCTGCTCGGCGGCGACAACGGCTACCTGGTCTCCAACGCCGGCCGCGAGCTGGGCCGCTTCCTCCAGTACCCGGCGCTCCAGGCGAAGGTCCGGCCGCTGGTGAAGGGCCTGCTGGACCAGAGCGCGATCACCGGGCGCACCGCCGCGCTCTGGGTCGGCCTGGCCGAGATGACCGACAGCTACGACCGGGCCGACTGCTCGTACTACGGCACCTGCGACCTGGCGAACCGGCTCAAGTCCGCCGTGCTGACGGTCGATTACACCTGCAGCCCCAGCATCAGGATCGTCGCCCAGGCGCTGACCGCCGCCCAGCTGACCACCGCCTGCACCAGCCTCAAGGGCCAGGACGCCTACTTCCACGGCGTGGTCCGGGACGGCGGCGCGGTCGCGAACGACCACAACGCCACCATCGACGTGGTGGTCTTCCACTCCAGCGGCGACTACCAGACCTACGCCGGCACCATCTTCGGGATCTCCACCGACAACGGCGGCATGTACCTGGAGGGCGACCCGGCCGCGGCGGGCAACCAGCCCCGGTTCATCGCCTATGAGGCCGAGTGGGTCCGCCCGGACTTCCAGATCTGGAACCTCAACCACGAGTACACCCACTACCTCGACGGCCGCTTCGACATGGCCGGCGACTTCGACGCCGGCATGGTCACCCCGACCGTCTGGTGGGTCGAGGGCTTCGCCGAGTACGTCTCCTACTCGTACCGCGGCGTCGAGTACACCGATGCCCTCACCCAGGCCGGGCAGCACACCTACGCGCTGTCCACCCTGTTCGACACCACCTACGACAACGCCGACCAGACCCGGATCTACAACTGGGGCTACCTGGCGGTCCGCTACATGCTCCAGTCGCACCGCGCCGACCTGGACGCCGTGCTGGCCGAGTACCGCGCCGGGGACTGGAACGGGGCCCGGACGATCCTCAAGACCACCATCGGCACCCGCTACGACGCCGACTTCAACGCCTGGCTGACCGCCTGCAACGGCGGCGACTGCGGCACCCCCACCACCCCCTCCGTCCCCGAGTGCACCGGCGCCGACACCCGGCAGCTCGACCGGGGCTGCGGCCGCTCCGGCGTCGCCGCCACCGCCGGCAGCTACGCCTACTTCTACCTGTACGTCCCGGCCGGCACCACCAGCCTGACCATCACCGCCGCCGGCGGCACCGGCAACGCCGACCTCTACTACAGCGGCGCCAACTGGGCCACCACCGGCTCCTCCACCGCCAGGTCCACCGGCGGCGGCAACGCCGAGACGCTCACCGTCAGCAACCCGCACGCCGGCTACCACTACGTCAGCCTCTACGGGCAGCAGTCCTTCGGCGGAGTCTCCGTCAGCACCTCGTACTGA
- a CDS encoding helix-turn-helix domain-containing protein, with product MNDFYSVEDVAELLGLHVKTVRGYVRDGKLKAVRIGKQYRIARAEVEAFTGGGVPLKPARVDVSAVVQVEGVGARDADRLVTGVLAAANAWSGGPRPLWVQAVREEERSALRFVVMGPPRRVADVLALVDDLTGEVR from the coding sequence ATGAACGATTTCTACTCGGTCGAGGACGTGGCCGAGCTGCTCGGGCTGCACGTGAAGACCGTGCGGGGGTACGTGCGGGACGGGAAGCTCAAGGCGGTGCGGATCGGGAAGCAGTACCGGATCGCCCGGGCGGAGGTGGAGGCGTTCACCGGGGGCGGGGTGCCGCTGAAGCCGGCCCGGGTGGACGTCTCGGCGGTGGTGCAGGTGGAGGGGGTGGGCGCGCGGGACGCCGATCGGCTGGTGACGGGGGTGCTGGCGGCGGCGAACGCGTGGTCCGGCGGGCCGCGGCCGCTGTGGGTGCAGGCGGTGCGGGAGGAGGAGCGGAGCGCGTTGCGCTTCGTGGTCATGGGGCCGCCGCGGCGGGTGGCGGACGTACTGGCGCTGGTCGACGACCTGACGGGAGAGGTGCGGTGA
- a CDS encoding ABC transporter permease, producing the protein MTLLDAPAVTTAPAPLAPAARLLPALAAVYRAQLARAKVSRIPLLFVATFQSIGILVMMRGVVDPGDNPSAHAVVAGSAVLVVAFVALNLLAQYFGRLRATGGLDHYATLPVPPASVVLGTAAAYASFTVPGVFVTAGAGCWMFGLPLARLWVLLAVIPLAGAALAGLGAALGLLAPRQELATLAGQLGMSAALLLGVLPASRLPEPVQWLRDLLPSSYGVDAFALTFAPHPDWARITLDLGVCGAVGLVSLTLATWAYRRAAS; encoded by the coding sequence ATGACCCTGCTCGACGCCCCCGCCGTCACCACCGCGCCCGCGCCGCTCGCCCCCGCCGCCCGGCTGCTGCCCGCGCTGGCCGCCGTCTACCGGGCCCAGCTGGCCCGCGCCAAGGTCTCCCGGATTCCGCTGCTGTTCGTCGCCACCTTCCAGTCGATCGGCATCCTGGTGATGATGCGCGGCGTCGTCGACCCCGGCGACAACCCCTCCGCGCACGCCGTGGTGGCCGGCTCCGCCGTCCTGGTGGTCGCCTTCGTCGCGCTCAACCTGCTCGCCCAGTACTTCGGCAGGCTGCGCGCCACCGGCGGCCTCGACCACTACGCGACCCTGCCGGTGCCGCCCGCCTCCGTGGTGCTCGGCACCGCCGCCGCCTACGCCTCCTTCACCGTGCCCGGGGTCTTCGTCACCGCCGGCGCCGGCTGCTGGATGTTCGGACTGCCCCTCGCCCGGCTGTGGGTCCTGCTCGCGGTGATCCCGCTCGCCGGCGCCGCGCTGGCCGGCCTCGGCGCCGCCCTCGGCCTGCTCGCCCCCCGCCAGGAGCTCGCCACCCTCGCCGGACAGCTCGGCATGTCCGCCGCCCTGCTGCTCGGCGTCCTGCCCGCCTCCCGGCTCCCCGAACCGGTCCAGTGGCTGCGCGACCTGCTGCCCTCCAGCTACGGCGTCGACGCCTTCGCGCTCACCTTCGCCCCGCACCCCGACTGGGCCCGGATCACCCTCGACCTCGGCGTCTGCGGCGCGGTCGGCCTGGTCTCGCTCACCCTCGCCACCTGGGCGTACCGGCGCGCCGCGAGCTGA
- a CDS encoding ABC transporter ATP-binding protein, whose amino-acid sequence MSKAPQGCCTVSGLVKTYRTGGTEVRANDGIDLAVRRGEVFGLLGPNGAGKSTLVRQLTGLLRPDAGTVDLLGHDIVRHPERAARLLGYLGQESTALDELTVALAAETTGRLRGLSRAAARAETAEVITELGLEPLAHRPLAKLSGGQRRLACFAAVLIGERPLLVLDEPTTGMDPLARRAVWSAVDRRRAERGTTVLLVTHNVIEAETVLDRVAVIDAGKVIACDTPGGLKALVDGHVRLDLVWRTDAPLTVPAVAALAERAERTGRRWTLRTTPDEARELVAAVTTGPAFAALDDFTLATPTLEDAYLRLGGRPGGLAR is encoded by the coding sequence GTGAGCAAGGCACCTCAGGGCTGCTGCACGGTCAGCGGCCTGGTCAAGACCTACCGGACGGGCGGCACCGAGGTCAGGGCCAACGACGGCATCGACCTCGCCGTCCGCCGCGGCGAGGTCTTCGGCCTGCTCGGACCCAACGGCGCCGGCAAGTCCACCCTGGTGCGCCAGCTCACCGGCCTGCTCCGCCCCGACGCCGGGACGGTCGACCTGCTCGGCCACGACATCGTCCGGCACCCCGAACGGGCCGCCCGGCTGCTCGGCTACCTCGGCCAGGAGTCCACCGCCCTCGACGAGCTCACCGTCGCCCTGGCCGCCGAGACCACCGGCCGGCTGCGCGGCCTGTCCCGGGCCGCCGCCCGCGCCGAGACCGCCGAGGTGATCACCGAACTCGGCCTCGAACCGCTCGCCCACCGCCCGCTCGCCAAACTCTCCGGCGGCCAGCGCCGGCTCGCCTGCTTCGCCGCCGTCCTGATCGGCGAACGCCCGCTGCTGGTCCTGGACGAACCCACCACCGGCATGGACCCGCTCGCCCGCCGCGCCGTCTGGAGCGCCGTCGACCGCCGCCGCGCCGAACGCGGCACCACCGTGCTGCTGGTCACCCACAACGTCATCGAGGCCGAGACCGTCCTCGACCGGGTCGCCGTGATCGACGCCGGCAAGGTCATCGCCTGCGACACGCCCGGCGGCCTCAAGGCCCTGGTCGACGGCCACGTCCGGCTCGACCTGGTCTGGCGCACCGACGCCCCGCTGACCGTCCCCGCCGTCGCCGCCCTCGCCGAGCGCGCCGAGCGCACCGGCCGCCGCTGGACCCTGCGCACCACCCCCGACGAGGCCCGCGAACTGGTCGCCGCCGTCACCACCGGACCCGCCTTCGCCGCCCTTGACGACTTCACCCTCGCCACCCCCACCCTGGAGGACGCCTACCTCCGGCTCGGCGGCCGGCCCGGAGGACTCGCCCGATGA
- a CDS encoding LysR family transcriptional regulator: MLEVRRLRLLRELARLGTIAAVAEALAFSPSAVSQQLSVLEREAGVPLLERTGRRVALTPAGRNLVRHTEAVLELLERADAELAHARSGPAGPLRIGAYPSAVRALVPAALAELAARHPELEPMVSEVDPAAVAGALRAGELDVALVHEYDLVPGEPEEGIALTGPVFAEPLYLAARSGGTLAEHRDSPWITAPAGTLCHAMVQRVCQAAGFAPRVRHLVDDFAAQLALVAVGQGVALVPQLGVDRCPPGVALTRLPLYRRTRTAFRAGGAAHPAVAAFAAALHAAVPAGLRSS, from the coding sequence ATGCTTGAGGTCCGAAGGCTGCGGTTGCTGCGCGAACTGGCCCGGCTGGGGACGATCGCGGCGGTCGCCGAGGCGCTGGCGTTCAGTCCTTCGGCGGTGTCCCAGCAGCTGTCGGTGCTGGAGCGGGAGGCGGGGGTGCCGCTGCTGGAGCGGACCGGGCGGCGGGTGGCGCTGACCCCGGCGGGGCGGAACCTGGTGCGGCACACCGAGGCGGTGCTGGAGCTGCTGGAGCGGGCGGACGCCGAGCTGGCGCACGCCCGCAGCGGCCCGGCCGGGCCGCTGCGGATCGGCGCCTACCCGTCCGCGGTGCGCGCCCTGGTGCCGGCGGCGCTGGCCGAGCTGGCGGCCCGGCACCCGGAGCTGGAGCCGATGGTGAGCGAGGTGGACCCGGCGGCGGTGGCCGGGGCGCTGCGGGCGGGCGAGCTGGACGTGGCGCTGGTGCACGAGTACGACCTGGTGCCGGGCGAGCCGGAGGAGGGGATCGCGCTGACCGGGCCGGTGTTCGCCGAGCCGCTGTACCTGGCGGCCCGCTCCGGCGGCACCCTGGCCGAGCACCGGGACAGCCCGTGGATCACCGCCCCGGCCGGGACGCTGTGCCACGCGATGGTGCAGCGGGTCTGCCAGGCGGCCGGGTTCGCGCCGCGGGTGCGCCACCTGGTGGACGACTTCGCGGCCCAGCTGGCCCTGGTGGCGGTGGGTCAGGGGGTGGCGCTGGTACCGCAGTTGGGCGTGGACCGGTGCCCGCCGGGCGTGGCGCTGACCCGGCTGCCGCTGTACCGGCGCACCCGGACCGCGTTCCGGGCCGGCGGGGCCGCGCACCCGGCGGTGGCGGCCTTCGCGGCGGCCCTGCACGCGGCGGTCCCGGCCGGGCTGCGCTCCTCCTGA